Genomic DNA from Halobaculum sp. CBA1158:
GAACGGCCCCAGCGAGGCGTCGAAGTGCTTGGCCATCTGCGCGGCGTCGCCCTCGAGGAAGTTCATCAGGGCGGTCTGGGCCTCGTCGTCGAGGTTGTGGCCCGTGAGGAGTTTGTCGGCACCCAGGTCCTCGGCGTACGTCTCCAACAGGTCGCGCCGGAACACGCCGCAGTAGGCACAGGCGGCCATGTTCTCGGGGTCGTCCTCGACCACGTCGTCCATGCGGACGCCGAGCTCCTCCTCGTAGCTCACCACCTCGTGGCGCATGTCGAGGTCGGCGGTCAGCGCCTCGCAGGCGTCGAGCGACTCGTCGCGGTAGCCCTCGATCCCCTCGTGGATCGAGAGCGCGACCATCTCGACTCGGGGGTCCTCGGCGAACGTCTCGTCGAGGATCGTCGCGAGCACGACGCTGTCTTTCCCGCCAGAGAGGCCGATCACCCAGCGATCGGGATCGTCGGGCGTCGCGTCGTCGGGGAGGAGGTCGTCCTCGCGCACGCGCCGGCGGACGCGTCGCTCGACCGACTCCAGGAAGTGCGACTCACAGAGATGTGCCCCGGAGTAGGCGGCGTGCATCACAGCGTCCGCGCCGCACCTGTCGCAGTCCATCACCGCCGGCTTGCGCCCGCCGGGGGATACCCGTTTCGCACGTCGACGGACAGACTCAACCCCGCGACCGACGACGACGCCGTATGACACCGA
This window encodes:
- a CDS encoding TIGR00269 family protein gives rise to the protein MDCDRCGADAVMHAAYSGAHLCESHFLESVERRVRRRVREDDLLPDDATPDDPDRWVIGLSGGKDSVVLATILDETFAEDPRVEMVALSIHEGIEGYRDESLDACEALTADLDMRHEVVSYEEELGVRMDDVVEDDPENMAACAYCGVFRRDLLETYAEDLGADKLLTGHNLDDEAQTALMNFLEGDAAQMAKHFDASLGPFPERRESDHFVPRAKPLREVPEKEVALYCHLRDLPSHVAECPHASEAYRGEIQELLLELEERHPGVRHSIMAGYEEVSGVLADEYRGDDATDDGDASDDGDTVDDGGPDLSPCENCGSKTARDVCRKCELVASIEAA